Sequence from the Populus nigra chromosome 17, ddPopNigr1.1, whole genome shotgun sequence genome:
CAATCATACCAAGATAAGTACTAAATGATTGCTTTGCGATAAGATGCATGTCAaccaattttttaaatgtaaaagtAAATTGTTAAAGCCTCCCGATATTATAATTAAACTTTACCCAGGTGATTAACTTTATaacatttcaatttattttttttaatttaaattttaaattaattgatataaaattatcatgacaTGACATGACCTAGCCAATATGATAAATCAAGAAACAATTGAGATGTCtagaagaaaactaaaattatttttttagctgttatccaatgactttctttttttttctcacacctaaaaattaaaaaacaaatacaataaatatttaGACCAAAACTAAAATCTCAAAACCTATATAGAGTGAATATAAtgataaacaaaaacatattattaataaacctgatttgaaagttaatttggattaataagaaaaatttaaaaaacaaaataatattatttaatttaaaaaataaaattaattgaagtttTTACTACATTGATCGGCCAAATCAGATCAATTTTAAATGCAACTATTGGAGATAGTAACGGTGTTGTATGCAAGAAGAAAGTTGGAGCATAGTGGAGAGGACGTAATGAGGCTGTTCCTATTGCGGACACTAAGGGAACGTTTGGtattgtgtttggtattgtgtttgTATCTGTGttttatcaaaatttgaatttttttttgttaaaattgagtgcggtttgtactttttggatcgttttgatgtgctgatgttaaaaataatttttaaaaaataaaaaaatatcattagcatgcatttcagtacaaaaaactatttaaaaagcatCTATAACAACACTGCCAAATATGCTGTAAGAGTCAGCTCCAACCGATCTCAAGATAAACGTAACATAAGAAATTTCAAAGCTTGCGTGCGCGTAGAATCGTTGGTCAACTACCGACGACTTTTACCACCGTGTTCAATATTATAAATGACTACAAATCAGTCCTCGGGCTTGTGGGATTTAACAAATCGGTTCCTAAACTTAAAAATCTTGCCAATGTCTCCGAGACCTTCCATGGTTTATCCCTTTAGTTTTTTATCACCATAAAAGAATGCAAACCAGTTTTGATGgccgattttttttaatctattaaaaaaacacttgaaaataatatttgaattgttaataaataaaaaaacaataatatttgattaaaccttttcttttttaatttctcatgctTGAATACAGTTTTTGttcaccataaaaataaaaataagtttatattTGAATATGCTTTCAAGTTTCCAAGTCATGTACTTTCATGTTTGATTCTAATGATGAACTCGAAAAATTGCATGaatagcaaattaaaaaattagtatacATTCAAGGATATAATAGACTTAATtagagatataaatataaataggagAAATATCTCATCATCCAGGGATAGATTAAACCATTAAAAATCTTATCATGAAGCTGGATTAGGGAACACTTGGAGGCCAAGCTAGATGAAGGAGGCTAACTCCACATTTTAGGTGTTTGAGGTTAAGGTTGGAACAAATTTTGGATTGTCTCTAAAATGATTTGGATTAGAGAATAAGGCATCTAAGAATCGGGCATGACTATGTGTTAAGATGTTCAAGTGTTGAGTCAATTCTAAATTTAAAGTGTTTAGCTTTTTAGAGATCATGATGTTCAAAacttaaatcaaaattaatttttacgcATCTAGATGTTGAATCGCGTCTAGAATGTTCAAATGTAAGGTTAGGATGAGTTTTAAactatatgaaattaaaataatgttgtgTTTGGATGCCTATGAAATTTGATCGCTAAACAAGTTTTTAATATCGAATTTTgaatgtattttataaaaaaaatgaaaaaataaactagttaactaaaaaattttattagaaaaaagaaaagaaaattaaaaaaaataatactacaAGTCCCCTAAATCTTCGTTTGCATAACTTATTAAGTTAAATTCAATGGCctcattaaatgtttttttctttatagaaccaacaataatataaaatggaTTAATGGTGAGGttctttatatgttttcctttcctattttttccttagCAAAAAGTTCATCTatgcaaaaacaatatttttattgtgtttacaaataaaatcatgttatattaTTGTACATTTTATATagtcaacaaaagaattttaatttatacctTGAAAACATAACACTATCCATGGAAAGcttgaaatataatattatacaaGTGTATTATTACAACTATTTATTTAACATATTATATTCTattaaatttaactattttacATAAGCAAATTGACAAGGAAcacaaatacattaaactatagtttttaaattcagCTAATGGGTTGACTTAAGGTCAATTCAGGATGAATCTTAGATCATGGAAAAAGTGAATTGACCAAGATTATATCAAGTcaattttccttctatttttttaaaactcggcCAGCCTAAGCCCTGAATCACCAAGTCATAGATCAACGTTTTAAAATGCTGCGTTATCTTACCCAAAGATTCTACAGTTTGCAAGATTTTGAAGATGGGTGTTTGATTTGTCAGCAACTATATAATACGGGGACTGATATGCGCTTATCCATATTACGAAACCAATATATATTGAAGGAgctcaattattatttatattttctcgaGAAAGAGCTTAGCTGAATTATCTTCAGAACTCGTTATAAATAGACAAAACCAAGCCAGACCGAGACCATTTACGGTCTAACATCGATGCAAACAAGACTCCCCCTCCTCTTCTCGTTTTCCAAATCCGGGTAATGCGGAGTCCTCGTGTgtcaagtttgtttttttttgttgttctctttaaatttttaatttttttttgctttccttCCCAATTCATTGTCTCGATGTTTTGTCTGAATTGATTATACATGTAAAGACACAACAAAGAGCTTGGAAATTCTGAACTGGGTATCTCCTGTTTTGGTCTATCTTTTgttgtatttgttttgtttttgtttttgcttttgggTTAATTTTTGGAAATTCAAAATGGGGGTTGTTTGTTTCATTGTTGCTCGTGTTTGATTGGGTGGCTCTGATTATGATTAAGTCGGCtgggaagtttttttttttttgggtgataTATAGATTGAATGTGTATGTTTAATATGGAAAATAGGTTTCTTtcctttcatatttttatttgtctcaTTTTGTGATTGGTCCGATGggtattttcaatattaaaggtAATTTTATTGTCGGAATCTTGATTTGATAAAAGTGGTTGATTGGTCCAAGTTTTGAAATGGGTTTCGTTTTTATTTGCTATTCTCGTCTCATATTTTGATTGTTTGCTTTCTGGTGCGTGTAAAATGGGCATTTTTAGGCAGAATTCAGGCTCATTTCTTACGTCCTTTTCTTTGGTCAACTAATTTTGATTGCTCTGATGGATACATGGCGGGGAAGGTTGTTTCTTGCAAAACTCTGATTAAGTCTTTAGCATTTTCACGTATATTGCTTAAAATAGAGATTCAGTCACATTGATGATGGTGGATGAATTTCTGTAGAAGCATTATGTCTTCGGCAATTTGAAACTTTCTTCTAACTGCATATAGTTCATCAAGTCAGGTTATTCTGCACAGTTCTCTGTCAATTATTTAGCTTgtaacatgtattttttatactgTTCTTCATTCCCTTTTCTTCTGGTTACCAAAGATGTCTTATGGTTGATAGCATAACGGGGCAACAAGTTTGAAAAGCCCTGTTTTCTAAATGGTGTTTCATGTCATATTTATGCTTTTAttgcatgttttttgtttttttacgaGAAGAAACGTCTTTTGCTTTCTCAAATCATATGTGATTTTGAAGGGGTGGGCtgagaataaaattatatgttaaGCTGAAATCTATTGGAAAACCAATTAACAAACTTTAATAAAACACTCATGAATTTGCACACACTGAATTTAGTTCTTGGCCAGTGGTCTCCATGTACAATAGGCTACTGTACATTCcctcaaaaccctaaacccgccAAAATTCCTTCTAGCATGTTTAAGTTGAAAACAAATAACACAGTAACTTCTTTCTAATAAAGTGTTATGTTCATTTGTTGCGTTGGAAGTGATCAAATTTAGACTATACATTTGGTATGCTGTGCATGAGATATAGCTTccctattaatatatatatattttttatttcttttacagGCCAATGGAGTGTGGATCCTTCTGAGAGTTGAAAGTGGTGCATTTTTTAGTTATTGGAAAACATTATCCAGTTCGGAATAGCAATGGCTCCTGGGGGCAGTGCTTTTAAAGAAGTTCTTGAATTAGTTGCAGAATGTGACATTGCAACGTCAAAATCAGAAAATAACATTGCACCTACAAAAGGTACTGTTATTCTGAGCGGAAAGCACGGGGTTTATTCAAACAATGGTGTCCATGAACTCCTTGAGTGTCCTGTCTGTACAAATTTAATGTATCCTCCAATTCAccaggtttgttgtgtcctgtCTGTACAAATTTAATGTATCCTCCAATTCACCAGGTTTGTTCTTAATTATCATGGATTTTTCTCCTTTAATCTGGTCGCTTCCTTAAAGCAACATGCAAACTCCATGCTCTTTTAAGTAGTTTCTGACCTATCACATGTCACCTGAAACTGcttcccaaaaaaatatttgaaggagATTAATTCAGGATCTCAACATGTGGAATAGCTGAAACTTATAACAAGTTGTCAAAGTTATAGTGAAGGAAACTGCCTATGATATCTCAAAAAGTTAAGATAGATTAATTGTAGATTGCCGTAATAAGGCATTTATCATGTCAATGACTGGCAAGTACTCATTTTAGTGAACCTGGGGAGGTGGAATACTGCTAGGGAACTGATGCTTAAAGGAAATTTGGAAGTTAATCAATTATGTTATCCTGTTTATGGGGTTATTACTGACATAAagtatatttcataaaaattacaGATTTGTGGATATGGTCATTATTTGTGTTGTAATGTAATATTATTAGCACAAGTTGTAAATACTATATACAGGCATTATGAAAATGCTAGAATGGATGTTACCTCTGGAGCCATATACGCTTTTGATTACCAATCCTGATTGAATCTTTACTGCAAACATTCCAAAGATATGTGAACTTCTGTTTGAAGACTCTTCGctgttttgttttcttgcaaAAGTGTGGAAGTCTaccaatttgttttatatgtccTATTTAGGTCATGAACGTAAAAAAAACAGCTATGCTCATCAAGGGCTTTGGAGAAGAATAACTTGTGGGTGAGAGTGTTGCTTGCATTAGGGGGGTGGAAAAGGAATTGAGAAGGGATTTTGAATCTGTTTGGGGAAAAGAGCGAGCTAGCTGTAGactcttgtgtgtgtgtgtgtgtgtgtgtgtgtgtgtgtgtgggcgAGGGGGAGTCATTTTAGGACAAAAATGCCTCGTGAGTGGTTTACTGGATAACTTGTTGCTGCTTACTAGGTCAATTAGGTTTGGAGATTCAGTTCATTGTTTCAAATCAGTAAGTTGAAGTtgttagaataatataaaatcatatcttgagatctcacctaaaagcttaagttattaggttgagatggttcgaGCTTTattgaccaagcggtcacgagtttgaatcacACTACCCCCATTCTATTTGATagaaattaaacacaaggtaatTTGAGTATGTGCAAGTTTAAGTCTAAAAGGCTTTCACTTGAAGGGATATGTTCAAGAGTAATctaaatcatattttgaaacctcatctaaaagcttaaactattgggttgaggtggttttttaacaaaagtcttttccttttcatttgtgTTTTATATCTTCTAAACTTGCTTAATATTATAACTAATTTTCTTAACTCCCCCTCCTTGTGTGACTTGGTTGTTACAGTGCCCAAATGGACACACTCTATGTTCAGCCTGCAAGCTTAGAGTACATAACTGTTGCCCTACTTGCCGCTATGATCTTGGAAATATACGGTGCTTGGCTTTGGAGAAAGTTGCAGAATCATTGGAGCTGCCCTGCAAATACCAGAGTTTAGGATGTCTTGATGTTTTCCCATACTACAGCAAGCTCAAGCATGAGCAACACTGTCGATTTCGTCCATATAGCTGCCCTTATGCTGGGTCTGAGTGCTCTGTCACTGGTGACATCCCTGCCCTTGCTGCTCATCTCAAGGACGATCACAAGGTTGATATGCATGATGGGTGTACCTTCAATCATCGCTATGTCAAATCAAATCCACATGAAGTTGAAAATGCCACATGGATGCTTACTGTAAGTCCTAATACGTTGCATGATAAAGTTGGATTGCTTAACCTTTTTTGTGGGTTCTTCATCTGTATGAGTGTCATTGCATGCATTTGTGCATGATGCTAGACTTATTTTCATACGTGTAAGATGTTGCCATACTTCTTaattttcctttctcttctgGGGGTTGAGATTAGATGCTGACTCAATCTTTAATAGAAAAATGCCTTAAAGGAAacgggaaaaaataaaatgaaagagacTTTGATATAATTCATGCATGCTTCCTGCTGGGTTGTTTTGGAGCAGTTGTTTATTCTTTCTTCTCATGGGTTCTTGCGTTTATCTGGCTGTGGATGCATTTAGAAGTGTAAATGCACTGTTTTACATGCTGCTTTGACATGGTTGCATCATAATCTTCTGTTACAATAAACTTTTCTTGGAAAGCTGTTCTCAAAATCATTAATCATGCTTTATTTACTTGTTAGTTGTGTTGCTGGCAGTGCTAATCACTCTGCGACTGAATTTTGTGATCCTCTGCAGGTATTTAACTGTTTTGGAAGACAGTTCTGCTTGCATTTTGAGGCTTTCCAACTGGGCATGGCACCTGTCTATATGGCCTTCTTAAGGTTTATGGGTGATGATAATGAAGCAAAGAAATTCAGTTACAGCTTAGAAGTTGGTGGCAATGGCCGAAAATTGGTATGGCAAGGAATTCCCAGGAGCATCCGTGATAGTCACAGGAAAGTTCGCGATAGCCAGGATGGGCTTATTATTCAAAGGAATTTGGCTCTCTACTTCTCTGGTGGGGATAGGAAAGAGCTGAAGTTGAGGGTTACTGGTCGTGTATGGAAAGAAGAATGAGATTGAAAGCTGATGCTAAGGTTATTGTACAGTTAACAAAATTTAGGAGGACACCAGGGTTTCTCAATGCGCCAAAGATGAAGCTTTGGTTATTCGATTGGTGTTTTCAGTTGTCTTGGTGTGTTATGATCGAGATTGGTCTCTTTCGTCCATTTTGTCAGCGCGGTTGAATGGAGCAGATTTCTGCTGACAGTGTAAGAACTGGATATTCGGTGTGAAATCTGCTGGCTGAGGGATCTGTTCAGCTCAAGCATTTGTAGTCAACACATTTTGGATATCACTGAATGTACTGAATTCTATTTTGCTATGTTGTTGTACCTCATGCCCACATCGAggtgagaagaaagaaaagatcatctctctctctctctctctctctctctccttgtaTGCCTTACTAATATCAGTTGATACTGTACCTGCAAACCTGCAAGGTTTACCACATCTCTTTTTAATCTTTAGCATTCGTAGTTTGAACTCCTTGTGCCCTTTCAAGTGTCACTCcaacaaattaataatcaatttatttttatatttcaaaagcatggttgaaaaaaaaattgcatttttttttaaacttcaaattaatttttttgaggtattatcatattattttgatttgctaatattaaaaataattttttaaaaataaaaaaaatattattttaatatctttttaaataaaaaatacattaaaaaacaaccatcaaAATACTACAAGGTGGGGAAGACAGTATTTGGCTTCTTGAAAACTAGCTTAAATTAATAGATTAGCAATATATAAAGCTAAAATTAAACATTCCTGCTTACCAAAGTACTTATCTtcctattaaatataatttatccaAGTTTTCATGACtccaatcaaatttattttatttattgtaattgaattgcattttttcttcatttggtgAAATAGATTTAGGATATTCATCAATCATTAATGGATTCAAACCAGTGCATCTTAATCTTAAGTATAATTAAGAACTTGGTTCCCAGGAGGGAGATTAATTCCTTTGAAGGCGTGAATCAGCACTGAACTTTTCTAGGGCAgaacaaaataataagataatggTCGAATCTGTTGATAAGGAAATCTCAGGTGTTAAAAGAAGGATGGAAGAACAACTATTTTATGCAGCCAAAAAGAGAATACTCTTGCAATCTTTTCTGCTCCAGCTTGTTCGAGGCAGAATTTGTTGTTATaatcataatataaaaagaaacaaacgcGGCCAAATTAAGTCAAGTCCTTGACCCATGACCTTAACCAAGGGAGATTTGAGAACATGGCAGTAGCAGGTATCCACCATGCAAGCATAAAGCATGGTATTAAACCCTAGTTAATCCCATAATCTATAGCATATAACCCaaattgggttttaatttgaattgattttgacAATGAGTTGTTGAAATCTAAGTGACTCAGTGAGTTGACCCATAACTTGATGGATTCCTAGTAAAATCATGATCCAAACCTAGACaagtcaaaacataaaaattaaaaaaaacttgaagttattttgttttttttttaaaatacgatTGATCTTGTGATCTAATTACCCAAAATATCAAAGAACCATTTTAATCtaaaagtttaagttgttagatgaggttttaaaatataatttatattattttctaacacacccTTTCAAACAAAAACTTATTGGACTTGAAATTTACACAAGTCTACactatcttgtgcttaatttttatcaaataaaaaagaatgatgaaatttgaacTCATGATCGTTTGATCACCAAAACtttaataccatgtcaaagaaccatttcaacctaaaaatttaagttgttaggtgttgtctatttatattattctctaacataaaatatttctatcactactaaaaaaatttgtaaacaaatatcaaaaattatttttattaataaattatagtaagttttacaaaaaaaatattctccagTTATATTCATGTATGAATCTAAGAATTCAGAAAGTGAATAGGCTAAATCCCAGGTCAGATTTGACAATTATGCAACGAAGTCTACATATGTATGGACCATGACCCGTTGATGTGAGGTCTCCCAAGAAGAAGATGATTGATGATCATCATttgttatgaagaaaaaaagaatcatgatGAGTTGAAGATGGACCGTATGAGTaagcattaaattaaaaattaagaaagaaagagtGCATGGGAAGGGACGTGCAGATGTATGCAAAACGTGAAGGCACGTCTGTACGTAGAAGTAGGTTAGTTCTAGCGGATGAACAATTTCCTAAACCGAATTTCCCGCGACGCCAAAAGGGAACCTTGTGCCTCTCAGTCCCAAAAACAgaacaacatcaacaacaattAATCTCTTTTTGTCTCTTTTGTTTCCacatttttcttcatctttagaTCTCTTTCCCTCTGTCTCTCTGTCTGTCAATTTCTACTTCTTTTCTTGACAGCCTCTATCGAGTCATCTTTGATCTCCGCCTTGTAGGTATGTGTGTTTCAATGATGACCATTCAACCATTTCCTCTTGATTTTAACGTTGAGAAAAATGTAGATTAACAATTCAAACACGTATTAAATTCTGACAACATCATTAGTGTAGCCCACTGTGCAGAAATTGATATAATGTTATGGAGTCGGCATTGTTTTCGATGAAATATTTCAATAGGGATGAAAATAGGTGCAATTTATTCTAAAAGATAGTTCTTAATCATGGGTTTTGATTCGCTAATAAGGAccttttattgtttgttttagttGTGTTCAtgataacatgtttttatacgGTTTGGTTTTTCTGGGATTGCAggatattgttttttgttagaTTAATCCAATTGTTGATATGTTCTGTTGCGGTGGTTATGAGGAGGAACCAAATGGCCCGCCGGCTAATCAATACACAGCCCCACCTAAAGGAGCGAATGTATATGGCGGCGGCGGTAGTTCATTCTATTCTTTGTTTccaattttggttttaaattttcttgaattcttgGCCTCGATTATTGAGATATAATAGCATGCATGCCAGATTTTTGGCAATTCCTTCTCTGAAGAATGAGTATAGTTTAATGCCAAATAGAATAGCAGCCAAGCAGAACAAGCCGTCAATGTTTTCTCGAGAATTCCCTGggtttcttctttcttgagTTTCTGACGCAATAATTCTTACTGTGTATTGTAGGCAGCGCGAGAGGAGAGCCAAGAGGTGCCAATCAAGCCAGAAGTGGAGCTCCACAGAAGGTCTTACCCATTGAAATCCCATCAATACCATTGGATGAGTTAAATAGGATGACAGGAAACTTTGGTAATAAGGCTTTGATTGGAGAAGGTTCTTACGGGCGAGTTTTTTATGCCAAGTTAAAAGATGGCATGCCTGCTGCAATTAAGAAGCTAGACACCAGCAGTTCACAAGAACCAGATTCTGATTTTGAAGCACAGGTTAGATAGGTTAGATAACGGGAAAGTTTCTTTCTAGTAAAATACAATGTGCTGGTCACAAAATCTTGATTCAGTGTTTGCATCTGGGGTCATGCAGTTGTCTGTCGTTTCAAGACTTAAACATGAGCACTTTGTGGAGTTGACGGGGTATTGTTTGGAGGCAAACAACCGAATCTTGGTTTATCAGTTTGCAGTGATGGGTTCTTTACATGATGTATTACATGGTAATTCCAGCTATGATGTTTCTtagtttcattttcttcttgcaATTTGGTtcatatttagttaattttatggtGCAGGGAGGAAGGGCGTAGAAGGGGCTGAACCAGGTCCAGTTCTGAATTGGAACCAGAGAGTTAAAATTGCTTATGGTGCTGCAAAAGGCCTCGAGTATCTGCACGAAAAGGTTCAGCCTTCTATAGTTCATCGCGATGTTAGATCAAGCAATGTCCTACTCTTCGATGATTTCTTGTCCAAAATTGCCGATTTCAACCTGTCCAATGCCAATTCTGACACTGCTGCTCGACTGCATTCGACTAGGGTCTTGGGAACATTTGGCTACCATGCTCCAGAGTAAGCCTCATAACTTCTCTAATCCTAGCCTGTTGTCTGAAATTGCAGTCTTGGCTTACTAATCATCAACATACACCCTCTCATCTATTATCAAAGCAATGACTGTCTAAATGTAGAGAAGTGTCCTAAACCAAAATGGGCATCGTTTCTGCTATCTATTGCTTTCAAGATGCTAAGAGCTTGCTTAAACTTCTTTAGGTTGCCTAGTAGGTAGTAGTAACTCTTAATTCTGccataatatttttactatcttCCTTGATGCTTGCATTGCAGTATCTAAGATTTTTTGCACCCTCATTTCTAATCCATGGTTTGTTTTCAGGTATGCCATGACCGGGCAGATAACTCAGAAAAGTGATGTTTACAGTTTCGGAGTTGTTCTTCTAGAATTGCTGACAGGAAGAAAGCCAGTAGACCATACAATGCCGAAAGGGCAGCAGAGTCTTGTTACCTGGGTATGTTTCAGTTTATAAGCACGCCTCCTTTCCCTTTGCTTTCATCTGTGCCTATACCTAGCAGAAATGTAATTGCTGCAGGCAACGCCAAGACTGAGTGAGGATAAAGTGAAGCAATGCGTGGATCCCAAGCTAAACAATGATTACCCTCCCAAGGCAGTTGCCAAGGTTCTTACTATTGCCCCTGGTTGCTTTTCCtcaatagtttatttttatcaagCATGCAGCCCAGATTTGTAGCTAGGCTCTAGTTGCGATTGTGATGGGAAAAAGAATAGGTTAAAGTGAATGTTGGGAATAGGCAACTGCAATTgatcctcttctcttcttctatttttcccTCGTATTTTGTGCTCATTTATGTGTGTGTTTTTAATCGGTATATCAGTTAGCAGCAGTTGCAGCACTTTGTGTTCAGTATGAAGCGGACTTTAGGCCAAACATGACAATTGTTGTCAAGGCTCTTCAGCCACTTCTCAACTCAAAACCAGCAGGGCCAGAGTCTCAGGCATAAGTCACAGATTACTCCAGGACCAGGCTTCCGTGATATGAAAACCTCTTCTCGGTCCTTCCAAAATGGCTTTGATATTGACGTTGTCAAGTTGAAATAATGTTTAGTTTTACTTGGACAAAGAAGGAAGATTTCCATCATGTATCAGTAGTGTTCGACTATTTTTTGCTGTGGAATTTCACCGGAagaacttcttttgattttggaaGGATCTAAAATTGTAATAGAAACTCTGAATAGATGGCTCGGTGTCGAGGCTGGCTGCTGCCCTCCATCAATTATTACTACTCTCATTTGAACTTGGACTGCTGTCATTTATCAAAACTCTGCCTTCTCGTTTCCTTTCTTTGTCGCGTACTTGCATCATATCAAGTCCCAGAAAGCCAAAATGGCAGcattgggttaaaaaaaatgaagacatCAACGTCGCCTGAGAGACTCGAACTCTCGCCGGGAAACCCCCTTGACCACTCGGCCCAAGGGACGAGAATTGAGGGTGGTTTGGCGCTTTACTACATGGGAAACAaatgatagtaataataaaaataatagcaatttACTACCAAAGCTTTACCTCTTTATTTGCCAGGTTCTTTTTAATGGAGTCCAGAGGAGTAACTCAAGAGTTCCACTGTACATATTTCTGACTTTCTATATGGGAATTGAAGACAAGAACAGAACGTTATGCACAGTACAGATATCATACGAATTTCTGGATCATTTCTCTCACTTCTTCCATCACAAGCCAGGCCTTGTGCCCTCCGATCACCTCTGCTTTCATCTCTCCATCTTTCCATAACTGCAATACAATGACGATCCAATGGTGCTGTCATTATATATCCATCGATATTTTACCTAATTAACAACCCTTTTTTGTAAATCATAgaatagataataaaaataattaaaagagtgAATCTAACCTGAATGGTAGGCATTTTCTGGCAAGAAGgaccccaaaaaataaaaataaaattaaaattaaacaatggtTAAGCCAAGAAACTAACTGAGACAAGAGTATAAATTAAACATACAGATATATTTCCACGCTTCACTAAAGCCTGAGGCACCTTGTTGACGTCCACGcaataaaatttgattctaTTTTCGAaccaataataagaaaaaaatcaatcaactaAAATGGCAACATTTTATCAATAACCTGTGAAATGGAGAGGGGCAACgagagaaattttttatttcctaattAGCAAATTAACACAAAATTGGATAGTAAGTAAAAACACGTGATATGAtggaaattagaattttaatggACCATTTTTGTAAATGGAGTGTGGGTCTTTAATGGACTATAGctacattttgattttgaaattcaactgtgtttttatttattttttattttttagctttatttttttattttaaattaactttttatttttcttacttgtcttcttgtattaaaaataaaaaatattaaaaaaatattattttaatatattttctagtaaaaataatttaagaaacaaTATACACCatactattataattttagatttgataaaAGT
This genomic interval carries:
- the LOC133677422 gene encoding E3 ubiquitin-protein ligase SINAT2-like isoform X1; the protein is MAPGGSAFKEVLELVAECDIATSKSENNIAPTKGTVILSGKHGVYSNNGVHELLECPVCTNLMYPPIHQCPNGHTLCSACKLRVHNCCPTCRYDLGNIRCLALEKVAESLELPCKYQSLGCLDVFPYYSKLKHEQHCRFRPYSCPYAGSECSVTGDIPALAAHLKDDHKVDMHDGCTFNHRYVKSNPHEVENATWMLTVFNCFGRQFCLHFEAFQLGMAPVYMAFLRFMGDDNEAKKFSYSLEVGGNGRKLVWQGIPRSIRDSHRKVRDSQDGLIIQRNLALYFSGGDRKELKLRVTGRVWKEE
- the LOC133677422 gene encoding E3 ubiquitin-protein ligase SINAT2-like isoform X2, whose product is MAPGGSAFKEVLELVAECDIATSKSENNIAPTKGLLCPVCTNLMYPPIHQCPNGHTLCSACKLRVHNCCPTCRYDLGNIRCLALEKVAESLELPCKYQSLGCLDVFPYYSKLKHEQHCRFRPYSCPYAGSECSVTGDIPALAAHLKDDHKVDMHDGCTFNHRYVKSNPHEVENATWMLTVFNCFGRQFCLHFEAFQLGMAPVYMAFLRFMGDDNEAKKFSYSLEVGGNGRKLVWQGIPRSIRDSHRKVRDSQDGLIIQRNLALYFSGGDRKELKLRVTGRVWKEE
- the LOC133676454 gene encoding probable protein kinase At2g41970, producing MFCCGGYEEEPNGPPANQYTAPPKGANVYGGGGSARGEPRGANQARSGAPQKVLPIEIPSIPLDELNRMTGNFGNKALIGEGSYGRVFYAKLKDGMPAAIKKLDTSSSQEPDSDFEAQLSVVSRLKHEHFVELTGYCLEANNRILVYQFAVMGSLHDVLHGRKGVEGAEPGPVLNWNQRVKIAYGAAKGLEYLHEKVQPSIVHRDVRSSNVLLFDDFLSKIADFNLSNANSDTAARLHSTRVLGTFGYHAPEYAMTGQITQKSDVYSFGVVLLELLTGRKPVDHTMPKGQQSLVTWATPRLSEDKVKQCVDPKLNNDYPPKAVAKLAAVAALCVQYEADFRPNMTIVVKALQPLLNSKPAGPESQA